The window CAAAAGCTTCTGTAAATTCAGATTTTGAATAACATAAAATAGGTTTATTAACATTTTTTTCAGTCGCATAAACAGTCGGAGCACTTCCTATTACCAGTAAGACATCCGAGCCACTCGTTACGGTCTGGACGGTCGTTGCCGCTTCTTCGCTAGAAATTCCTCTATCTAACACTATTTTTCACTCTCCTTTTTGTACTCTTCAAGAGCTTTATTTATTTTGTGATTATAGATGCTCTTTCCGTCAGCTATTTTACTTCTAGATTTTGCAAACTCTGCTGTACTTATAAAAAGTGATAAAAAACTAGGGTTTTTATCTAAAAAAGTTTCAATAACAGATAAAAATTTACCATCTTTTTTGATATATGTTTTATTTTTAGTCAAAACAGTCCCTTTTATATTTGGGCCGATATATACTAACCTTTCTTTAGCCATTATTTAACAACCTCCCACGGGTTTACGCTATAGCTTGGAACTTCAAGCTTTACAATTGTTCTTGATAAAAATATTGGGAACAGATGCTGTTCATCAGGTGTCTCAATGGAAATATCTTTCCATTGAATCCTTAAATCTTCCTGTACAGTTTTTTTTATGATTTCATTGATGTTTATGAGTTCGGCCATTCCCTCTTCAACTTCATCTGATGAAATAAAAACTCTTAATGATATTTCTAATTCTCTATAAGTATCCTTATCATTAGTTTCATGATCAAAAGGAGCAGAAATGCATATATAAGGAGGTTTGAATTTTTCTTCATTATCAAGAGGAGGTACAAACCTATGAAAGTTCATTTTTGACCTTTCTTCTCCGTCTTCTGACTCTCCGTCATTGAAATAATTATTTTCTAATTTTTCTCCCAATAATTTTTCAAAATATATGATGTGATCCAGTGGTGTTCTCAGACTTAATTTATCAGATGTCATTTATCCAGTAACCTCCTTACCTCATGATCAAACCTTTTATCAAACATTGTCTGAGCCGATTTGTTTGCTGCTTCTTTCACTTCAGAGTTATTTGCCATTTCTGGTACAGATGGTCCATATAGCTGTCGTATAGGAAGTCTTGAGCTATTGACCCTTTCAAATACGCCAAAATGTGTTGATACTTCTCCTCCTTTGGATCTAGCTGCAACATTGCTGGTAAAGGCTCTTTTGAAAGTTTTTACTCTGCCCCCTTTTTTTACAGATATTTTCACCTTTTTCCCTTTTCTTGACAGAACCTTATAAGAACTTAAGGGAAGTAAATAGCCTTTTACTCTTATACCTGAATTCATGCTTGAAGAATTAGCTTTTATTACACTGACATCTTTTTTTACAGTTTTAGCTTTCACATAATATCTTTTCCTTATTTCTTTACTAAGAGTTGTTTTAGCAGTAGAATTTGCTCTATTTAATGACCTGTAAAGAGATTTTACAACTCCTTTACTGACACCTTTCAACATATAATCTGCTACTCTTATACTCATGGGGTCTATTGTAATCATTAAGCACCTCTTGTAAGAGTTATATGGTACATCCCACTTTCTTCTTCAAAAGCTGTTATAAGATAAAGTTTGTGGTCTATGTAGATCTTTTGATTTTCTGAAATTTCCTCCTGTAAATCTGAAATTTTTACACTCATTAGATACTCTTTCAGATAAACAACACCGTCTTCATCTTTTAATTTTTCTGTATTGTCTGTCCAAATAACTTTTATAGTTTTATATTCATCTTTTGATCTGAATTTTATATCCTTATTTTCTGAAAACTCTTCGGTATTTAAAAATACATTGTAGATATCTGCATCGACCATTTCTGCAAAGTTCATAGAAATCACTACTCTGATTTTTTGTCTTGATTTAATTCTTCAAGTAGAACTTTATTTTCAGCTTCTAAAGATGATATTTTTTCGGTCAAAGCTTTATTTTCTTGTTCTATTTTTTTTAAATTAGTATCAAGAGCTTTATTTAATTGCTCTAAATCTTTATCATCTTTTTTTTCTGTTATCGATTTTATAGTCCCTGTAGTTTTTAAAAACTGAAAATCTTTGGCAGAGATCCCTTTTACAGGGACCTCTTCTCCAATTTTGTAACCTTTTTTATTTAGTTTACAGTTTCTGTCAAATATATACTTTCCCATAATCCCTCCTAGCTAGTTACAACCCAAGAGAAGTATCCTGCCATATCTCCTGGCTCAAATACAGGTCTTGTTTCTGTAGTCACATGTGCAGTTTTACCGTTTTCAGCTACCTTCAAGTCAGAATATCTTGCTGTAAATTTCAAAGGGCTATCTTTATCTTTTAAATTAATAATAGGAGCATAGAGAATACTTCTGTCAATAGGCCCTCCTACCATGGCATTGTCTGCTAATATTTTTACATTAGAACCATCTGGAGCAGTAACACTTCTGTTGTAAGAGTAAATGTCTACACCAGAATAATTTATAGTTCCTAGATATTTGAATCCTGGAGCTAATTTTTTAGGGTCAATTTCCCCTAACTTGATTCTTCTATTATCAAGTAAAGCCTGAGCTTTTGTGTTATTTATAAAATCGTTTGCTGCATTTTGTCCCAGTACAATTACCTCAACTTTTTCCCCG is drawn from Ilyobacter polytropus DSM 2926 and contains these coding sequences:
- a CDS encoding phage tail protein — protein: MITIDPMSIRVADYMLKGVSKGVVKSLYRSLNRANSTAKTTLSKEIRKRYYVKAKTVKKDVSVIKANSSSMNSGIRVKGYLLPLSSYKVLSRKGKKVKISVKKGGRVKTFKRAFTSNVAARSKGGEVSTHFGVFERVNSSRLPIRQLYGPSVPEMANNSEVKEAANKSAQTMFDKRFDHEVRRLLDK